One Sphingobium sp. Z007 genomic region harbors:
- the ligD gene encoding DNA ligase D: protein MARDPLAAYNQKRDFERTREPKGEVAGTGGNSFVVQKHDATRLHWDFRLEIDGVLKSWAVTKGPSIDPTDKRLAVRTEDHPLSYGDFEGLIPEGEYGGGTVMLWDRGTWQPVAGKSAKDLDKGHLHFTLDGERMKGEWLLVRLKGRPKEKRENWLLRKIEDADAGEGDQLVEQALTSVLTGRSMADIAADKAGAQSLAGVKGKAFAGKMQAARDHNARITAKPRKAKTKPPAFAKPQLATLVDDVPVGNDWLHEIKFDGYRALAAVAGEQVRIFTRSGLDWTDKFQPLAAAIAALDLPPALIDGEIVAFGADGNPSFSALQSVLKRGHGAQREDTPFHFFAFDLLSLEGQDMRALPQIERKERLEALLKAATPPVQVADHVIGAGEALYRSLCEAGQEGIISKRIDAPYRGDRTRNWVKVKCTRRQEFVIIGRSASNARGRPFASLLLAQNEGKTLVYKGKVGTGFDADVMAMLDKAMVPLETDKAPADVPKTEARGATWLKPKLVAEIAFAEFTADERVRHASFLGLRTDKKAKAVAPEKPAPTPKSAPTVTISNRDRVIFPESDQTKGELADYYAAIAPLMLPFAARRPISLVRCPQGRAKKCFFQKHDSGAFGKAVHQVAIREKDGGSEDYIYVEDAEGLLACVQMGTIEFHGWASRTDAVERPDRMIFDLDPDEGMDFDRVKAAAQDIRARLSDIGLVSFAMLSGGKGVHVVVPLTPGHDWDTHKDFASRFAQALSAAEPDRFVATMSKTKRKDKIFIDWLRNQRGSTAVLPYSARARAGAPVAIPIDWDELGGIKDAHPFSIGDADKLRDRAASLKGWGFAAQALPDI, encoded by the coding sequence ATGGCCCGCGATCCGCTCGCCGCCTATAATCAGAAGCGCGACTTCGAGCGCACCCGCGAGCCGAAGGGTGAGGTGGCCGGGACGGGCGGCAACAGCTTCGTCGTGCAGAAGCATGACGCCACCCGGCTGCATTGGGATTTCCGGCTGGAGATCGACGGCGTCCTCAAAAGCTGGGCCGTGACCAAGGGGCCGAGCATCGATCCCACAGACAAACGCTTGGCGGTGCGGACCGAGGATCATCCGTTAAGCTATGGCGATTTCGAGGGATTGATACCCGAAGGCGAATATGGCGGTGGCACGGTGATGCTGTGGGATCGCGGCACCTGGCAACCTGTCGCAGGCAAGAGCGCCAAGGATCTGGACAAGGGCCATTTGCACTTCACCCTGGATGGCGAACGGATGAAGGGCGAATGGCTGCTCGTCCGCTTGAAGGGGCGACCGAAGGAGAAGCGCGAAAACTGGCTGCTGCGCAAGATCGAGGATGCGGATGCGGGCGAAGGCGACCAGCTGGTCGAACAGGCGCTTACCAGCGTCCTGACCGGACGTTCGATGGCGGACATTGCGGCCGACAAGGCCGGTGCCCAGTCGCTCGCCGGGGTGAAGGGCAAGGCGTTCGCCGGCAAGATGCAGGCGGCGCGCGACCATAATGCCAGGATCACAGCCAAGCCGCGCAAGGCCAAGACCAAGCCGCCCGCCTTTGCCAAGCCTCAACTCGCGACACTGGTGGACGATGTGCCCGTCGGCAATGACTGGCTGCACGAAATCAAGTTCGATGGCTATCGCGCGCTCGCTGCGGTGGCGGGGGAGCAGGTGCGCATCTTCACCCGCAGCGGGCTGGACTGGACCGATAAGTTTCAGCCGCTCGCCGCCGCGATCGCGGCCCTCGACCTGCCGCCTGCCCTGATCGACGGCGAGATCGTGGCCTTCGGCGCGGACGGCAATCCCAGCTTTTCCGCGCTCCAGTCTGTCCTGAAACGCGGCCATGGCGCGCAGCGCGAGGATACGCCCTTTCATTTCTTCGCTTTCGATCTGCTGTCGCTGGAGGGGCAGGACATGAGGGCGCTGCCGCAGATCGAGCGGAAGGAGCGGCTGGAAGCCCTGCTGAAAGCCGCAACGCCGCCGGTCCAGGTCGCCGACCATGTCATCGGCGCGGGCGAGGCGCTGTATCGTTCACTGTGTGAAGCGGGGCAGGAGGGAATCATCTCCAAGCGCATCGACGCGCCCTATCGCGGCGATCGCACCCGCAACTGGGTCAAGGTCAAATGCACTCGGCGGCAGGAGTTCGTCATCATCGGCCGCAGCGCCAGCAATGCGCGCGGTCGCCCCTTCGCCTCGCTGCTGCTGGCTCAAAATGAGGGCAAGACGCTGGTCTATAAAGGCAAGGTCGGCACCGGCTTCGACGCGGACGTGATGGCGATGCTCGACAAGGCGATGGTCCCGCTCGAAACGGACAAAGCGCCCGCCGATGTACCCAAGACCGAAGCGCGCGGCGCGACTTGGCTGAAACCCAAGCTGGTCGCCGAAATCGCATTCGCCGAATTTACCGCCGACGAGCGGGTGCGCCATGCCAGCTTCCTGGGCCTGCGCACCGACAAGAAAGCCAAGGCGGTCGCGCCGGAAAAACCTGCCCCCACGCCGAAGTCTGCCCCAACCGTGACGATCAGCAACCGCGACCGCGTCATCTTCCCCGAAAGCGACCAGACCAAGGGCGAACTGGCCGACTATTATGCCGCCATCGCCCCCCTCATGCTGCCCTTCGCCGCGCGCCGCCCGATCAGCCTGGTCCGTTGCCCCCAGGGCCGGGCCAAGAAATGCTTCTTCCAGAAACATGATAGCGGCGCTTTCGGCAAGGCGGTGCATCAGGTCGCGATCCGCGAGAAGGACGGGGGCAGCGAGGATTATATCTATGTCGAGGATGCCGAGGGACTGCTCGCCTGCGTCCAGATGGGCACGATCGAATTTCATGGCTGGGCCAGCCGCACGGACGCGGTGGAACGGCCCGACCGCATGATCTTCGACCTTGATCCCGACGAAGGCATGGATTTCGACCGAGTGAAAGCGGCGGCGCAGGACATCCGCGCGCGCCTGTCCGATATCGGCCTCGTCTCCTTCGCCATGCTGTCGGGCGGGAAGGGCGTGCATGTCGTCGTGCCGCTAACGCCAGGCCATGATTGGGACACGCACAAGGATTTCGCGTCCCGCTTCGCCCAGGCGCTGAGCGCGGCCGAGCCCGACCGCTTCGTCGCGACTATGAGCAAGACCAAGCGCAAGGACAAGATCTTCATCGACTGGCTGCGCAACCAGCGCGGCAGCAC